One segment of uncultured Desulfobacter sp. DNA contains the following:
- a CDS encoding FAD-dependent oxidoreductase yields MTDQPNIMIIGGGVIGLACAHYLIEKKARVTIIERDRAGDGASHGNCGLLYFSDVTPLCVPGAVGHEIIRTLKGTSPLYIKPTLDPGRLSWLLRFAGNCTHGHKRKAAKGKFELLSYSDRLYGDLLKSKELLCDYEAKGVLTVFKNPENFNGFTATDQFQQTFGIKSRKIKKQELIEMEPALGNDVVGAWHTIGDAHLRPELLMASWKNALTKKGVVFEENCRFLKFNQSCGKVDSINTSKGRFKADAFVMAAGAWTPSTMQQLNLRLPVEPGKGYSITMKPSKDCPVFPLYFYESNAVATPWKSACRLGGTMEFSGYDMGLNRIRINKIISGARQYLKNPLTSPIIEEWTNLRPMTCDDMPIIDTVPALDNLIVATGHGMLGLTLATGTGKAVSDLVYGKKPEIDLSPFSLSRF; encoded by the coding sequence ATGACAGACCAACCCAACATTATGATTATCGGCGGCGGGGTTATCGGCCTTGCCTGCGCCCATTATCTGATTGAAAAAAAGGCCCGGGTGACCATCATTGAACGAGACCGGGCTGGTGACGGGGCGTCCCACGGGAACTGCGGACTGCTCTATTTCAGTGATGTTACCCCCTTGTGTGTTCCCGGTGCGGTGGGCCATGAAATCATCAGGACCCTTAAGGGCACCTCCCCCCTTTACATCAAACCCACCTTGGACCCCGGCCGGCTCAGCTGGCTGCTCAGATTTGCGGGAAACTGCACCCATGGCCATAAACGAAAAGCAGCCAAAGGCAAATTTGAACTGCTCTCGTATAGTGACCGGCTGTACGGCGACCTTTTAAAATCAAAAGAGTTGCTTTGCGATTACGAGGCCAAAGGGGTGCTGACCGTTTTCAAAAATCCTGAAAATTTTAACGGATTTACCGCAACCGACCAGTTTCAGCAAACCTTTGGTATCAAAAGCCGTAAAATTAAAAAACAAGAACTGATAGAAATGGAGCCGGCCCTTGGCAATGATGTGGTTGGGGCATGGCATACCATAGGGGACGCCCATTTGCGGCCTGAGCTGCTTATGGCATCCTGGAAAAATGCGTTAACAAAAAAAGGGGTGGTGTTTGAAGAAAACTGCCGGTTTCTCAAGTTTAACCAATCCTGCGGCAAGGTCGACAGCATTAACACCTCAAAGGGCCGGTTTAAAGCCGATGCCTTTGTCATGGCTGCCGGCGCCTGGACCCCGTCCACCATGCAGCAGTTGAATCTAAGACTGCCGGTGGAACCGGGAAAAGGGTACAGTATTACCATGAAACCGTCCAAAGACTGTCCGGTCTTCCCGTTATATTTTTATGAGAGCAACGCCGTGGCCACCCCATGGAAAAGCGCCTGCCGGCTTGGGGGCACCATGGAGTTTTCAGGCTACGACATGGGGCTGAACCGCATTCGAATAAACAAAATTATATCCGGGGCCCGGCAGTATCTTAAAAATCCCCTGACCAGTCCCATTATCGAAGAGTGGACCAACCTGCGGCCCATGACCTGCGACGACATGCCCATTATCGATACGGTCCCTGCCCTGGATAACCTGATTGTGGCCACCGGCCACGGCATGCTCGGCTTAACCCTTGCCACAGGAACCGGCAAAGCGGTCAGCGACCTGGTATACGGCAAAAAACCTGAAATTGATCTGTCGCCGTTTTCTCTTTCCCGGTTCTGA
- a CDS encoding zinc ABC transporter substrate-binding protein: MRFMIRNSILMVLVMAVNIGVFLAPVSASEKPVIVVSTTQIGDFARKVAGDHAVVQSILAPGADPHTYTVTPNDVQIVLKADLCIENGLHLEGKSWMKTLATDAGKPLVTATNGIKPLLIQEGKQTLPDPHAWFSPQNAAVYVNNIIKALAGIDPENKDAYQARGKLYLQQLRVLDAWIREQVSTIPSRQRILVTTHDAFNYFCREYNFNEENDFLSIAPVGWSTGAEVGAGMTPERRQKVVASIKESGAPAIFVETTINPKQIREIAQETGVKIGGELYSDSMGPKGSAGETYIGMMRENTLLIVRALK; this comes from the coding sequence ATGAGATTTATGATTCGAAATTCAATTTTGATGGTACTGGTAATGGCCGTTAATATTGGCGTTTTTCTTGCCCCGGTATCGGCATCTGAAAAGCCGGTTATCGTTGTATCTACGACACAGATCGGTGATTTTGCACGAAAGGTGGCAGGGGATCATGCCGTGGTGCAAAGCATTCTCGCGCCGGGGGCCGACCCCCACACCTATACGGTTACCCCCAATGATGTTCAAATTGTTTTAAAGGCTGATCTATGCATTGAAAATGGTCTTCATCTGGAAGGAAAATCCTGGATGAAAACCCTGGCCACAGATGCCGGCAAACCCCTGGTTACAGCCACCAACGGAATCAAACCGTTGTTGATCCAGGAAGGGAAACAAACCCTTCCGGATCCCCATGCCTGGTTTTCCCCTCAGAATGCGGCGGTTTATGTGAACAATATCATAAAGGCCCTGGCCGGGATTGATCCTGAAAACAAGGACGCCTACCAGGCCCGGGGAAAATTGTATTTACAGCAGCTTCGGGTTCTGGATGCCTGGATCAGAGAGCAGGTCAGCACTATCCCTTCCCGGCAAAGAATTCTGGTCACTACCCATGATGCCTTCAATTATTTTTGCCGGGAATACAACTTTAATGAAGAGAATGATTTTCTATCCATTGCCCCGGTCGGATGGTCTACGGGTGCTGAAGTCGGGGCCGGCATGACACCGGAACGGCGGCAGAAGGTGGTCGCCTCCATCAAAGAATCCGGTGCCCCGGCCATATTTGTTGAAACCACCATCAACCCCAAGCAGATTCGTGAAATTGCTCAGGAAACCGGTGTAAAAATCGGCGGAGAGCTTTACTCGGACTCCATGGGGCCGAAAGGCTCGGCCGGGGAAACCTATATCGGCATGATGCGGGAAAATACCCTTTTAATTGTGAGGGCGCTTAAATAA
- a CDS encoding metal ABC transporter ATP-binding protein — protein MTDHPKFAVEVEHLTVSYNARPALLDVTVAIETDQLVGVIGPNGAGKSTFIKAVLGFVTPDLGTVRINGVPARKAKGQVAYVPQRGAVDWDFPITVKEVALMGRYQQIPWYSSPKPKDWDKAMEALDMVRMTEFSDRQIGELSGGQQQRVFMARALAQGSDILLLDEPFAGVDAATERAILDVLERAKESGKTLVVVHHDLSTASEYFDKLLLIKQRLYAYGPPGLVLKEDLLSQVYEGRLKVFKAVTTKEDG, from the coding sequence ATGACTGATCATCCCAAATTTGCCGTTGAAGTCGAACATTTGACCGTCAGCTACAATGCCAGGCCGGCCCTGCTCGATGTTACCGTGGCCATTGAAACCGATCAGTTAGTGGGGGTTATCGGGCCCAACGGGGCCGGTAAATCAACCTTTATCAAGGCTGTCTTGGGGTTTGTTACCCCGGATTTGGGAACTGTTCGCATCAACGGTGTTCCTGCCCGAAAGGCCAAAGGCCAGGTGGCCTATGTGCCCCAGCGGGGGGCCGTAGACTGGGATTTTCCCATAACGGTCAAAGAAGTGGCCTTAATGGGTCGTTACCAGCAGATTCCCTGGTATTCGTCACCTAAGCCAAAGGATTGGGACAAGGCCATGGAGGCCCTGGACATGGTCCGGATGACTGAGTTTTCCGACCGGCAGATCGGGGAGCTTTCCGGGGGGCAGCAGCAGCGGGTGTTTATGGCCAGGGCCCTGGCCCAGGGCAGCGATATCCTTCTTTTGGACGAACCCTTTGCCGGGGTGGACGCAGCAACGGAACGGGCCATTCTTGATGTGCTGGAACGGGCCAAAGAGTCCGGCAAAACCCTGGTGGTGGTTCACCATGACCTGTCCACGGCATCTGAATATTTTGACAAACTGCTGTTGATCAAGCAGCGGCTTTACGCCTACGGCCCCCCGGGTCTGGTTCTCAAAGAAGACCTGCTCAGCCAGGTCTATGAAGGGCGGTTAAAGGTTTTTAAAGCGGTAACCACAAAGGAAGATGGCTGA